A region of Ornithorhynchus anatinus isolate Pmale09 chromosome 5, mOrnAna1.pri.v4, whole genome shotgun sequence DNA encodes the following proteins:
- the NKG7 gene encoding protein NKG7 isoform X2: protein MPGCRIAATLCGTLSLVFLVVALSTSAWVVANGPGNSIHAGLWGNCLNGDCILFKSSANINVTKTFTIISSICGMITVLFLIISFFPSLSSSLSYLPLISCISAFTAGICGLVGMAVYTGEFWDNSHVKPGIQVFFAWSFYLGWASVALFIVTGILSIAFHRRGYESLGQ from the exons ATGCCAGGGTGCAGGATTGCAGCCACGCTCTGCGGCACTCTCTCCCTCGTCTTCCTGGTTGTGGCTCTCAGCACATCTGCCTGGGTAGTGGCCAATGGTCCAGGGAACAGCATTCATGCCGGCCTGTGGGGAAACTGCCTGAATGGAGACTGCATCCTATTCAAGTCATCTG CTAACATCAACGTCACAAAGACCTTCACAATTATCTCCAGCATATGTGGGATGATAACGGTGCTCTTCCTCATCATCTCCTTCTTTCCatcgctctcctcctctctgtcctaccTCCCCCTCATTTCCTGCATCTCTGCCTTTACTGCAG GGATCTGTGGCCTGGTGGGCATGGCTGTGTACACAGGAGAGTTCTGGGATAATTCCCACGTGAAACCCGGCATTCAAGTCTTCTTCGCCTGGTCTTTCTACCTGGGATGGGCCTCGGTTGCCCTATTCATCGTGACTG GTATCCTGAGCATCGCCTTTCACAGAAGAGGCTATGAGTCACTTGGTCAGTGA
- the NKG7 gene encoding protein NKG7 isoform X1: MPGCRIAATLCGTLSLVFLVVALSTSAWIVANGPGNSIHAGLWGSCLNGNCILFKSSANINVTKTFTIISSICGMITVLFLIISFFPSLSSSLSYLPLISCISAFTAGICGLVGMAVYTGEFWDNSHVKPGIQVFFAWSFYLGWASVALFIVTGILSIAFHRRGYESLGQ; encoded by the exons ATGCCAGGGTGCAGGATTGCAGCCACACTCTGCGGCACTCTCTCCCTCGTCTTCCTGGTTGTGGCTCTCAGCACATCTGCCTGGATAGTGGCCAATGGCCCAGGGAACAGCATTCATGCCGGCCTGTGGGGAAGCTGCCTGAATGGAAACTGCATCCTATTCAAGTCATCTG CTAACATCAACGTCACAAAGACCTTCACAATTATCTCCAGCATATGTGGGATGATAACGGTGCTCTTCCTCATCATCTCCTTCTTTCCatcgctctcctcctctctgtcctaccTCCCCCTCATTTCCTGCATCTCTGCCTTTACTGCAG GGATCTGTGGCCTGGTGGGCATGGCTGTGTACACAGGAGAGTTCTGGGATAATTCCCACGTGAAACCCGGCATTCAAGTCTTCTTCGCCTGGTCTTTCTACCTGGGATGGGCCTCGGTTGCCCTATTCATCGTGACTG GTATCCTGAGCATCGCCTTTCACAGAAGAGGCTATGAGTCACTTGGTCAGTGA